A region from the uncultured Macellibacteroides sp. genome encodes:
- the tnpB gene encoding IS66 family insertion sequence element accessory protein TnpB (TnpB, as the term is used for proteins encoded by IS66 family insertion elements, is considered an accessory protein, since TnpC, encoded by a neighboring gene, is a DDE family transposase.), translated as MFALTESMNYYLCPHYVDMRKGIYSLYQLVKSDMKRNPLSGEVFLFLGRNRSLIKILHWENGGFVLYQKKLEQGTFEVPRFNPSSNEFEMKWKTFVLIMEGVSVRSAKYRRRFKY; from the coding sequence ATGTTTGCACTTACAGAATCCATGAACTATTATCTATGTCCGCATTATGTGGATATGCGCAAAGGTATCTATTCCTTGTACCAGTTGGTAAAGTCAGATATGAAACGTAATCCTTTGTCGGGGGAGGTTTTTCTCTTCCTTGGCAGGAACCGGTCGTTAATTAAGATCCTTCATTGGGAAAATGGAGGATTTGTTTTGTATCAGAAAAAACTGGAACAGGGCACCTTTGAAGTTCCCCGATTTAACCCTTCAAGCAATGAATTTGAGATGAAATGGAAGACTTTTGTTTTGATAATGGAGGGCGTCTCTGTTCGTTCGGCAAAGTACAGGAGAAGGTTTAAGTATTGA